The proteins below come from a single Cannabis sativa cultivar Pink pepper isolate KNU-18-1 chromosome 3, ASM2916894v1, whole genome shotgun sequence genomic window:
- the LOC115709619 gene encoding cytochrome P450 78A5: protein MSWESCFLFIPQNGFSSLLLNFNVLLCSFLFVAVFAFCLSPGGIAWALSKSRVGHHGHAPTAIPGPSGLPFIGLVLAFCNGSLTHRVLAKLSESFRARSLMAFSVGFTRFVVSSQPETAKELLNSSAFADRPVKESAYELLFHRAMGFAPYGEYWRNLRRISATHLFSPRRIACFGEFRARIGVEMVEAMRVLMQMNGEIQVRKLLHYGSLNNVMMSVFGRSYEFVTELGQSHRSDSGAGNEAAELEGLVSEGYELLGIFNWSDHFPLLGLLDIQGVKKRCKKLVSRVNVFVGKIIEEHRERRTHNINATHGGSCPIKGSDQSEDEDGRDFVDVLLDLEKENRLSNSDMIAVLWEMIFRGTDTVAILLEWILARMILHPEIQSKAQSEIDAVIGGNHRQVSDSDLPKLAYIQAIVKETLRLHPPGPLLSWARLSIHDTNIGQHFIPAGTTAVVNMWSITHDEQVWPEPNRFNPDRFMIKQDLGDDRSAVFSIMGSDLRLAPFGSGRRVCPGKAMGLATVELWLAQMLQSFKWVPANNDSGVDLSETLKLSLEMKNSLVCKVIPRVY from the exons atgtcgtGGGAATCCTGTTTCCTATTCATTCCTCAAAACGGGTTCTCCTCGTTGCTTCTCAACTTCAACGTTTTGCTCTGTTCTTTTCTCTTCGTCGCCGTTTTCGCTTTCTGCCTTTCACCCGGTGGGATTGCTTGGGCTCTGTCCAAGTCTCGAGTTGGTCACCATGGCCATGCTCCCACCGCTATTCCTGGACCTTCAGGTCTTCCTTTCATCGGTCTGGTTTTGGCTTTCTGTAATGGGTCTTTGACCCACCGGGTTCTCGCTAAGCTTTCAGAGAGCTTCAGAGCGAGATCGTTAATGGCATTCTCAGTCGGATTCACCCGTTTTGTTGTTTCGAGCCAACCAGAAACGGCGAAAGAGCTTCTGAACAGCTCAGCCTTCGCAGATCGACCCGTTAAGGAGTCGGCTTACGAGCTTCTCTTTCACCGGGCCATGGGTTTCGCTCCTTACGGGGAGTACTGGAGGAACCTGAGGAGAATCTCTGCGACCCACTTGTTCAGCCCGAGACGAATAGCCTGTTTCGGCGAGTTTCGGGCAAGGATCGGGGTCGAAATGGTGGAAGCCATGAGGGTCTTGATGCAGATGAATGGGGAAATTCAAGTCAGGAAACTCTTGCATTACGGGTCTTTGAACAATGTAATGATGAGCGTTTTTGGAAGAAGTTATGAGTTTGTTACTGAACTGGGCCAAAGTCATCGTAGTGATTCCGGCGCTGGTAACGAGGCGGCGGAACTGGAAGGGTTGGTTAGTGAAGGGTATGAATTACTTGGGATTTTTAACTGGAGTGACCATTTTCCTCTTTTGGGGTTATTGGATATTCAAGGAGTGAAAAAGAGGTGTAAGAAACTTGTATCTAGAGTGAATGTTTTCGTTGGAAAAATCATTGAGGAGCATAGGGAAAGAAGGACTCATAATATTAATGCTACTCATGGAGGATCGTGTCCGATCAAGGGTTCCGATCAATCTGAGGATGAGGATGGCCGTGATTTTGTTGATGTACTCCTCGATTTAGAAAAGGAAAATCGACTCAGTAACTCGGATATGATTGCAGTGTTAtgg GAAATGATATTTAGAGGAACAGACACAGTAGCAATCCTCCTGGAATGGATTCTAGCAAGAATGATTCTCCACCCAGAGATCCAATCAAAGGCACAGTCTGAAATAGATGCGGTGATTGGCGGAAATCACCGTCAGGTATCTGATTCTGACCTCCCAAAACTTGCTTACATCCAAGCCATTGTGAAAGAAACCCTAAGGCTCCATCCACCTGGGCCTCTCCTATCATGGGCCAGGCTCTCCATCCACGACACTAACATAGGCCAACACTTCATCCCGGCTGGCACCACAGCTGTTGTTAACATGTGGAGTATAACCCATGATGAACAGGTCTGGCCCGAGCCCAACCGCTTCAACCCCGATAGGTTTATGATCAAACAAGACCTAGGTGATGATCGTAGTGCTGTGTTTTCCATAATGGGTTCTGATCTTAGGTTGGCTCCTTTCGGTTCTGGAAGAAGGGTTTGCCCAGGTAAAGCCATGGGGTTAGCCACAGTTGAGCTATGGCTAGCTCAGATGCTCCAAAGCTTCAAATGGGTTCCTGCTAATAATGATTCTGGGGTTGACTTGTCTGAGACTCTGAAACTTTCCTTGGAGATGAAGAACTCTTTGGTTTGCAAGGTCATTCCTAGGGTTTACTGA